The Thermobifida halotolerans sequence ACGTAGATGCCCACGTGACTCGGGCCGGAGTAGAAGAAGACCAGGTCACCAGGGCGCAGGTCGGAGCGGGACACCGGCTGGCCCTGGGTGACCTGGCCGCGGGTGGTGCGTTTCAGCGTCACCCCGGCCTGTCTGTAGGACCACTGCACGAGCCCGGAACAGTCGAAGGCGTTCGGTCCGGCGGCTCCCCAGCGGTAGGGGGCGCCGATCCTGCTCTCGGCGTGCCGCAGCGCCTCCTCCGCGGTGCTGCTGCCCCTGTCTCCGTTCCGGTTGCCCCGAACGTGCTGCTCCTCCTGGGCGGACTCCGCTCCCGGGTCCGCGCGGTGCGCGGCACCCGTGACCGGAGTCGCGGTCGCGACGCTGACCGTGGCGGCCAGTGCCAACGCCGAGAAGGTCGTGGCGGCCCGGCCGATGAGGCGCGGGGTGTTGTCTCTCTGCGACCGACCGAAACCCTCGCTGCAGAACATGGTGTCTTCCCTCGATTTTTGGACAAAGGACGCGTTCGTCTTGCGGAAGGGGATGACGCTGCCCACGGAAACACAAGGCCGCTGGGGTTTCGGATATAAAAACCGGGTCGGCGTGTCGCTGCGAATCCTTCTTGCGCGGTGCTTCGGCGGGAGTGAATCGGAACCCCGGGGAGTGGCGTGCCGAGGTGCGGCGCAGTGGCCGGAACATGCGTCTTCAGGTGTCCGCAACCGGTTCGTCCGTTATCGGAGAAAGCCCTGCCAGCTTGCGACTTCGGTCACATCGTCGAGGGGCGACGCGGAGGATTCAGACATCGGGTGGTCCCATGAATGGGGGTGTCGGAGAACTGATCCGAATCTGTTACCGAAACACCGGAGAGAGCGTCGATGGTGTCGCCGTGGAAAAAGCGGCTCCTGTGATTTATTGGCTCCTCCTTGACCCGTGGAAAACCGATTTGGCCGGGAATTCGGATACCACGCCAAGAGGACGACGGGGGACAATGGCGAAGAGTTGCTCCGGGAATTCGACCAGATTGCCGCATTTCTCCGGTCGGGTCCGGTCACCTGCGGCGGCTCCGTGGCTGTTCCACGGCACTGCCCGGGGAGCTTCGGGCGGCGAACCCCGGCTGGGCCGCCGACGGGGCGCGCCGCCGCCGCGAGTATGGGGCTGATGTGGGGCATCGTCCGTCTTGCGACCGCTGTGGGCTACGATTCCGAAAGCCATGATTATCCGTGCGGCCATCCGGTCTGACCTCGGCGCGATCCTGCGGCTCCTGCGCGACCTCGGGGAGGCTGCCCCCACGCAGAGCGGCACCGTTCGCATGTCCTCGGCCACCGTCCGGGCCTGGACCCGCATCGAGAACGACCCCGAGCGCACCGTGCTGGTCGCCGAGCGGCGAGGACAGATCATCGGGACTCTCGACCTGATCGTGATCGCCAACCTCACCCACGACGCCCAACCGTGGGCGGTGATCGACAACGTGGTGGTGGACGCGGCCTACCGGCGGACCGGGATCGGCCGGGCGTTGATGGACGACGCGGTGAACCGCGCCGTGCTGGCCGGCTGCTACAAGATCGAACTGCTCGCCCACGAGAGCCAGGGCAGCGCCCGGGAGTTCTGCCTGGCGATGGGATTCACCACGTCCGCCGAGGGATTCCGCCGCTACCTGTGAGCCCGGACGACGAGGGGGCGGGACCGTGCCGGTCCCGCCCCCTCGTTCCGCGGTCGGTGCGTGTCACGAAGCGCTGGGGTCCTTGCTTCCGTTGTCGGAACCCGCGGCTCCGGGGTGCCGGTAGACCCCGGTGAGGTCCGGGGACGAGGGGGGGACGGGGGCCGTGGTCTCGTCATCGGGAGCCGGACCCGAGTAGCGGAAACCGTGGGGGCGCCCCGGGAGCGGACGTACCGGCTGCGACACCGGGCCGGGCTTCGGCTGCTCCTCGGGCTTCAGGTTCACCGTGGCCTCGTTGTCGGCCGGAGCCAGCCGGGCGGTGGCCTCGTTGTCGGACGAGGTCTGCCGGTCGGCGGGCCTGGGAGTCGGAGCGGGCTTGGCGGCCTCGGACTGGGCTGAGGAGGGGGCGGTCGGCTTGGCGGGCTGCGGCTTGTCGGCGGCAGCGGGCTGCGGTTTGTCCGCGGAGTCGGTCGAGGTGGTGGACTTGGCCTCCGACTTGCCCTCGAAGTCGGACCGCTTGAGCCCGGCGTCCAGCACACCGGCCTTGGCCTCGGCCTGGAGCAGTTCGGCGAGCGTGTCGCGCATGTCGTTGAGGCGGCGCAGCGCCTCCCCGTGCGTCGCGGTCAGCCGCTTCAGACGCCGGTCGGCGGTGTCGTGGATCTTGTTCGCGCGGGTCTCGGCCTCGCTCAGCTTGCGCTCCGCCTCCTTGGCGGCCTGGTCGCGCAACTGCTCGGCCTCCTTCTTGGCGGAGGTGAGATGCTCCTTGGCCTCGTCGCGGGCGCCGTTGACGATCCGCTCGGCCTGCTCCTGCGCGCTCTTGACCTTGGCCTTGGCCTCCTCCTCGGCCTTGGCCCGGATGTCGTCGACCTCCTTGTCGACCTGGGCGCGCTTGTCCGCGGCCTCTTCCTCGGCGATCCGCAGGATGTTGGCCAGGCGCTCGCTGATCTGCTCGTGCTCCGGCTTGACCGCGGCCTTGGCCTTGGCGTCGGCGAGTTCGTGGCGCAACTGCTCCAGTTCGTCGTGGGCGCGAGCCAGACGCTCCTGCAGGTCACGGAGTTGGTTGTGGTTGCGGACGACGAAGTCGTCGACCTGACGCTTGTCGTATCCGCCCTTGCGGACCGTCGGGAAGGCGTCTTCGCGCAGCAGGTTCGGGAGTATTTCTGAGGTGTGTTCGTTCATGTCCTTGGTAACCGGGTCGACAGTGATTCGGGCGGGACGGGTCTTTACTCTCTGCCTATCGTTCCCATAACACCTCAAACGCGAGGTGTGGGATTCCTAGTCTTCAACAGGGGAATGCTGGGTGCGAGAGGAAACGGATTGTGTGCGGGCCGTGACCGGGTGGCCGACTGCGGTGTGCCCCGGCGACGACGCACTCGGGCCGGCCTCGGCGGCTCCACGGCGGCGCGTGCGGCAACCCTGTCAGAGCCGACCGGGATCCGCCCTACTAAAGTATGGGCGATTGCGCCCGTGCATGGACGGTATCGGTCATTTCCGCTGTCCGCACGCGGTTCCCATTCGCGAGGAGGTCGCATGTCCGGCAGCGGCGGAGTCCCGCGCATCGGTTCGGCCGCGTTCGGTGAGCCGGTGATCCACCCCGAGGCCTGGATCGCGCCAGGAGCGGTGGTGGTGGGGCGGGTCCGGATCGGCGCCCGCAGCAGTGTCTGGTACGGGTCGGTGCTGAGAGCCGACACCGAGGACGTCGTCGTGGGGGAACGCTGCAACATCCAGGACCTGTGCTGCCTGCACGCGGACCCCGGCGAACCCGCGGTCCTGGGCGACGGGGTCAGTCTCGGCCACAAGGCGATGGTCCACGGCGCGGTGGTGGAGGACGGCGCGCTGGTCGGTATCAACGCCGTCGTGCTGGGGCGCGCGACGGTGGAGAGCGGAGCTCTTGTGGCGGCGGGCGCACTCGTGCCGCCGGGTAAGCGGGTGCCCGCGGGAACACTGTGGGCGGGAGTGCCCGGCAGGGTGATCCGGGAACTGACCGACGCCGAGCGGGAGAACCTGGTGGGCACATCCGAGCGGTACACGGACTACGCCGACCAGCACCGCGGAGTCGAGTGGCGCTAGGGCCCGCCCGGCGGAGCGCTCCGGGATCGCGGCCGCCGGGACGGCGGACGCGCCGTCCACGGGACCGCGTCCGCGGTCCCGTGGACGGGGAAGTCGACGAGGGTGCGAGGGTCAGGCCGCGACCGGGCCGGAGACCGGGAACCACCGGTCGCGCACGAAACGCACCGCCAGGGTGGCGATCTGGGCGACGAGCGCTTCGACGAGCATGGCCAGGGTCTTGGCGAGCAGTGTCGAGAGGAAGTCGGACACAGACGATCCTTTGGTGACTTGGGGAAGTACGCACCTTTTATAACCGATCGCGAAGTCCGGTAGGTGTGACGGACGCTGTCATCCAGATGAATCATCCCTGACCACCAGGTTTCTCCTCTGAGCTGCGCAGACGCCGGGTGAACAGCGCCGCGACGACGGCGAACCCCGCGGACGCGCCGAGCCCGACGAGCCAGCCGTACCACGCCAGCGGCTGGCAGCCGAAGAAGCGACTGATCCCCGGCAGTTGCACGATGGCGCCGAGCACGGCGAAGGAGGCGAGTCCCGAGGCGAGCACCACCGGGTCCCGACCGCCGGCCGTGATGGTCTGGGCGAGTTGGGCGCCCACCAGAGCGACGAGCGCGGCCGTGTTGGCCTGCCCACCGATGCCGCCGGCCCTGCTCAGCAGCCAGGTGGCCAGCGCGGCGGAGGCGGTGGTGGCCGAGCGCACGGCGATGTCGCGGTTGAGCGCCGCCCCCAGCGACTGCTCCGGTCCCTCGTTGAGTAGTTCCTCCTGGCTCACCCCGTGCGGTCGCCGCATGGCCAGGGCGATCGACGGCAGCATGTCGGTGAGCAGGTTCACCAGGAGCAGTTGGCGCACGTTGAGCGGACTCGCACCGCCGAGCAGGCCCGCGCCGACCGTGAAGGCGATCTCGCCCAGGTTGCCGCCGAGAAGCACGGCGAGGGCGTTGCGCGTCGACTTCCACATGGCCCGGCTGTCGGCGATGGCGTGGGCGATGGTCTCGATCCGGTTGTCGGTGACCACCACGGCGGCCGCCTCCCGTGCCGCGGGCGTGGCCCGACTGCCCAACGCGATCCCCACGTCGGCCAGCCGGATGGCCGGGGCGTCGTTCGCACCGTCGCCGGTGACGGCGACCACACGCCCGTCCTCCCGCAGCGCCCGGACGATCCGGGCCTTCTGGTCCGGGCTGACCCTGGCGAACACCGAGACTTCGGAGACCAGCCCGGTCAACGCCTCGTCGGAGAGCTCCGCCAGTTCCGACCCCGTCATGGTCCTGCCGTTCAACAGGCCGAGCTCCGCCGCGACGGCCTCCGCGGTACTGGGATGGTCGCCCGTGACCATGACGACCTTGACGCCCGCCGACCCCAGCCTGGCCACCGCCTCGGCCGCGGTGGAGCGGATCGGGTCGGCGATCCCGACCAGGCCGAGGAAGCGCAGTCCCCTGATGCGCTCGTCCTCCAGGTCGCGCCGGTCGGAGGCGGTGCGCTCCGCCACGGCCAGCACCCGGTAGCCCTGCCTGGCCAACCGCTCCACCTCGTGCTCCACCGTGGTCCGGGCACGTCTGTCGAAGGCCGTGGACGTACCGGACTCCGTCCAGGTGTCGCAGCGCTCCAGGACGATCTCCGGAGCGCCCTTCACGGCGATCATCTGCCCCTCCGGCGTTCTGCCGAGCACCGCGTGGTAGCCGCGGCCGGGTTCGAAGGGCAGTTCGTCGACGCGCTCCCAGGCCCCCACTCCCTCGCCGGTGTCCATGTCCAGCCACCTCGCGCCGCGCGCGATCGCCCGGTCGGTGGGGTGCGCCAGTCGCCCGCCCCCGTCGTGTTCGGGATTGGCCCGCAGCGCCCCGGCGACGATGGGACGCATCTTCGCCGAGAGCTTCACACGCTTGCCGACAGGAGCGGACTCGACACCGTCGGAGACCAGTCGCAGTCGCAGCCGCCCCTCGGTCAGGGTTCCGGTCTTGTCGAAGCAGAGCACGTCGACCCGTCCGAGCGGTTCGATGGTCGTCGGATCGCGGACGAGCGCGCCGTGGTGGGAGAGCCGTCGCGCGGTGGCGAGTTGGGCCGCTGTGGCGAGGAAGGGCAGTCCTTCCGGCACGGCGCCCACCGTGAGCGCCACCGCGGGGCCCAGCGCCTGCGCCAGGCTCCGCCCGCGCAGCAGTTGCGCCGCCATGAGCACGACCCCCGCCCCCAGCGAGATGGGCAGGGTGATGTTGGTGAGCTTCCGGAGCCGGGCCTCCACACCTCCTCTGGGCGCCTCCTGCGCCTCCGGGCGCATGGCCCGGCCGATCTCGGTGCGTTCGCCGGTGGCGACCACGACCGCGACGGCGTCGCCCGCGGCGATGACCGTGCCCTCGTACAGCATGGAGTGCCGGTCGGCGACCGCTCGGGCCGCGCTCGGCGCGGCGCTCTTGGCGACGGGCTGCGACTCGCCGGTCAGGCTGGACTCGTCGACCTCCACCCCCTCGGCCAGCAGCAGGCGGCAGTCGGCCGGGACGGAGTCTCCCGCCGTGAGCGCGATGACGTCGCCCGGCACCAGACGTTCGGCGGTCTCCGCGACCGGGTCGGAGCTTCCCGGGCGCCGTACCGCGGTCCGCACCGCGCTCAGGTCGACGAGCCTGCGCAGAGCCCGGTCCGCGCCGATCCGCTGGGCGCCGGAGACGACCGCGTTCACCCCGAGCACCGTGCCGATGAGCGCCGCGTCGACAGCGGAGCCCACGGCGGCCGAGAGGCCCGCCCCCACCGCCAGCGCGGGCGTCAGCGGGTTGTCCAGTTCCTCCATCATGAGCTGACCGAAACCGGGACTTGCGGCCCGTTCGTCGTCGGTCTCGGCGGGGCGGCGCTGAGCGGCCTCCTCCTCGCTCAGCCCCGACATCGAGGATCTCAGCCGGGAGAGCACCGCCTCGACCGGCCAGGCGTGCCAGGGGACGCGCTCCTGCGGCACCGGGTCGGGGCGCCGTGCCGCCTCCAGTCCGGCCCAGGTGCCCCGGGCCATCGCGAACAGGACCGCCGTGTTGACCGCCATGGAGGCCCTCCGGCCCGCTCCCGCCGCGGGACCGGCGGCGGTGAGCAGCACGCCGGCCGTCGCCCCCATTCCGGCGATACGCACACCGATCTCACTCATCCGCCGAGCGGTCCGCATCGCGTCGATGACCGAACAGGCTCCGTCGAGGCCGGGACCGCACAGCAGATGGGCGGCCCAGGCGGGATGGGCGGTCCGCCCCGTGATCCCGATGCCCACGTCCGCCGCCGCCAGCGCCGCCTGCTCCCGGGCGCTGACGAGAGCGACCCCGTGCCCCTCCTCCTGGAGCGCGCGCACCGACGCCGCCAGGGACGTGCCGCCCGGAACGGTCCGGTCGACCCGTAGTCGTTCGCCGAGGCGGCTGCGTACACCGGCGACCACGACCGGACCGGTCTTCCGTGCGGCGTCGACGAGGGCTTCGGCGAGCGGATCGAGTTCCGGCAGCACCGAGACCAGTGCGACGACCTCCTCTCCCCGGGAGAGAGCGAGGAGTCGGGCTCCCCGGTCTCGGCACGCCCGCGCCCACTCCCTGGACTCCCGTGGGACCTGCGACAGGCTCGTCCTGGCCGCCGTCCAGCCGTTCCGCTCGTGGCGTCGGTCGATCCGGTCCAGGTCGATCAGTGCGTGTGCGCGGCGGTGGGCCTCCTCGGCGGTGACCGCGTCCGACACCGGAACGACCTCGTCGATCGCCAGTGCGCCGGTGGTCAGCACGGAGGCGTCGAGAACGGTCAGGTCGACGCGGTCGAGGCGGCGGAGGACCTCGGTGTCGCGGACGAGAACGCCCCGGGACGCCGCGGCCCGGCCGAACCGACTGGCGAACGCGTCGCGGCCCAGGGTCGCCGCCCTCGGGATGCCGGAGACCAGGACCCCTTCGGCGCGGTGCAGGTTCCGCGTGATCGCGTAGGTGGCGCCGAAGGCCGCGAAGGTGAACGGCGCCAGGCGGACGGCCTGTTCGACCGGTCCCGGCGGTAGCGGGACCGGGCGTGCTCCGGCCGTGACGGGTTCTGCGCGGAAGGCGCCCGGCGCGGAGAGGAAGTCGGCGCCGTGGCGGTCCCACGCCTGTTTGTGGGCCCTGCTCTCCGCCAGACGGCCCAGTCGGTGCAGCGCGTCGATCGCCAGACCGGTGGGTTCCTGGGTGAGGGCGTGGGAGAGGGTGACCCCTGTGGAGAA is a genomic window containing:
- a CDS encoding C40 family peptidase; translation: MFCSEGFGRSQRDNTPRLIGRAATTFSALALAATVSVATATPVTGAAHRADPGAESAQEEQHVRGNRNGDRGSSTAEEALRHAESRIGAPYRWGAAGPNAFDCSGLVQWSYRQAGVTLKRTTRGQVTQGQPVSRSDLRPGDLVFFYSGPSHVGIYVGGDKMIHSPNSGKRVQIVPMAHHYDRNFHSARRVA
- a CDS encoding GNAT family N-acetyltransferase, coding for MIIRAAIRSDLGAILRLLRDLGEAAPTQSGTVRMSSATVRAWTRIENDPERTVLVAERRGQIIGTLDLIVIANLTHDAQPWAVIDNVVVDAAYRRTGIGRALMDDAVNRAVLAGCYKIELLAHESQGSAREFCLAMGFTTSAEGFRRYL
- a CDS encoding gamma carbonic anhydrase family protein — its product is MSGSGGVPRIGSAAFGEPVIHPEAWIAPGAVVVGRVRIGARSSVWYGSVLRADTEDVVVGERCNIQDLCCLHADPGEPAVLGDGVSLGHKAMVHGAVVEDGALVGINAVVLGRATVESGALVAAGALVPPGKRVPAGTLWAGVPGRVIRELTDAERENLVGTSERYTDYADQHRGVEWR
- a CDS encoding HAD-IC family P-type ATPase, with translation MSLKDLLGTAARLAKSLPGIADSRRTRRAPDHTDIRVRGVHLPGTERMARGLENRLSRIGGVHRAEVNAVLGRVRVFHEEKVPTDDLLDAVEEVERKHGHERTEFAPVPHPGDERTVLREAALVGADIAGFGVAFLGRALRATPLPPAVTPSLVLSGMTPRIRGELERRIGRRTTEFLFSTGVTLSHALTQEPTGLAIDALHRLGRLAESRAHKQAWDRHGADFLSAPGAFRAEPVTAGARPVPLPPGPVEQAVRLAPFTFAAFGATYAITRNLHRAEGVLVSGIPRAATLGRDAFASRFGRAAASRGVLVRDTEVLRRLDRVDLTVLDASVLTTGALAIDEVVPVSDAVTAEEAHRRAHALIDLDRIDRRHERNGWTAARTSLSQVPRESREWARACRDRGARLLALSRGEEVVALVSVLPELDPLAEALVDAARKTGPVVVAGVRSRLGERLRVDRTVPGGTSLAASVRALQEEGHGVALVSAREQAALAAADVGIGITGRTAHPAWAAHLLCGPGLDGACSVIDAMRTARRMSEIGVRIAGMGATAGVLLTAAGPAAGAGRRASMAVNTAVLFAMARGTWAGLEAARRPDPVPQERVPWHAWPVEAVLSRLRSSMSGLSEEEAAQRRPAETDDERAASPGFGQLMMEELDNPLTPALAVGAGLSAAVGSAVDAALIGTVLGVNAVVSGAQRIGADRALRRLVDLSAVRTAVRRPGSSDPVAETAERLVPGDVIALTAGDSVPADCRLLLAEGVEVDESSLTGESQPVAKSAAPSAARAVADRHSMLYEGTVIAAGDAVAVVVATGERTEIGRAMRPEAQEAPRGGVEARLRKLTNITLPISLGAGVVLMAAQLLRGRSLAQALGPAVALTVGAVPEGLPFLATAAQLATARRLSHHGALVRDPTTIEPLGRVDVLCFDKTGTLTEGRLRLRLVSDGVESAPVGKRVKLSAKMRPIVAGALRANPEHDGGGRLAHPTDRAIARGARWLDMDTGEGVGAWERVDELPFEPGRGYHAVLGRTPEGQMIAVKGAPEIVLERCDTWTESGTSTAFDRRARTTVEHEVERLARQGYRVLAVAERTASDRRDLEDERIRGLRFLGLVGIADPIRSTAAEAVARLGSAGVKVVMVTGDHPSTAEAVAAELGLLNGRTMTGSELAELSDEALTGLVSEVSVFARVSPDQKARIVRALREDGRVVAVTGDGANDAPAIRLADVGIALGSRATPAAREAAAVVVTDNRIETIAHAIADSRAMWKSTRNALAVLLGGNLGEIAFTVGAGLLGGASPLNVRQLLLVNLLTDMLPSIALAMRRPHGVSQEELLNEGPEQSLGAALNRDIAVRSATTASAALATWLLSRAGGIGGQANTAALVALVGAQLAQTITAGGRDPVVLASGLASFAVLGAIVQLPGISRFFGCQPLAWYGWLVGLGASAGFAVVAALFTRRLRSSEEKPGGQG